Proteins encoded together in one Triticum dicoccoides isolate Atlit2015 ecotype Zavitan chromosome 7B, WEW_v2.0, whole genome shotgun sequence window:
- the LOC119338493 gene encoding aspartyl protease family protein At5g10770-like translates to MASAIPSLLFCLILAAAHLGSSYHTSYSNGGKHFVVLSSDPRSPSTCSPVPSDGGWLPVMHRLSPCAPASGAGARSGQSMPSIGDALRLRALFGDSGDYKKSGVTIPSTGTPLQSLPGASEYHVTVGYGTPIPCGSRNCPLSDCSGPSCTATLTKKGAVVLNATFVTDTLTVSRSVAVDDFRFVCVEMRGASTEGRSSGVLDLSRDPHSLASRVVLSPDTVAFSYCLPSAFPYSAGFLSFGAKRPNIVSYATLKSKASHPNLYFLRLVGVSVAGQDIPVPPPALAGDALMELHTTFTYLQPEVYAALRDQFRGWMGQYPVAPPYGELDTCYNFTGQSSVGVPAVKLTFEGGAGLEPGVQQTMYFKDRGNIFSVGCLAYAPVPAHARDITVIGSLAQATTEVVYDLRGGKVGFVPKSCL, encoded by the exons ATGGCTTCCGCCATTCCCTCTCTGCTTTTCTGTCTGATTCTTGCTGCTGCTCACCTTGGCAGCTCTTACCACACCAGCTACTCCAATGGTGGAAAGCACTTTGTTGTCCTCTCATCCGATCCGAGGAGTCCGTCGACCTGCTCGCCCGTCCCTTCTG ATGGAGGATGGCTGCCGGTAATGCATCGGCTTAGCCCGTGCGCTCCTGCTTCTGGCGCCGGTGCCCGTTCGGGCCAAAGCATGCCCTCGATCGGCGACGCCCTCCGCCTGCGCGCCCTCTTCGGCGATTCAGGCGACTATAAAAAGTCCGGGGTGACGATCCCCTCGACCGGAACCCCACTCCAGTCTCTTCCGGGCGCATCAGAGTACCACGTCACCGTCGGCTACGGCACCCCG ATCCCGTGTGGCTCGAGAAACTGCCCGCTGAGCGACTGCTCCGGACCCAGCTGCACGGCAACCCTGACAAAGAAGGGCGCCGTCGTGCTCAACGCCACCTTCGTCACCGACACACTCACGGTCTCGCGGTCGGTCGCCGTGGACGACTTCAGGTTCGTCTGCGTGGAGATGCGCGGCGCCAGCACGGAGGGCCGCTCGTCGGGAGTCCTCGACCTCAGCCGGGACCCCCACTCGCTGGCGTCGCGGGTCGTTCTGTCGCCGGACACGGTCGCCTTCTCCTACTGCCTGCCCTCGGCCTTCCCCTACTCGGCGGGCTTCCTCTCTTTCGGCGCCAAGCGCCCGAACATAGTGAGCTACGCCACCCTAAAGAGCAAAGCCTCCCACCCGAACCTGTACTTCCTCCGGCTCGTCGGCGTGAGCGTCGCCGGGCAGGACATCCCGGTTCCGCCTCCGGCACTCGCCGGCGACGCGCTGATGGAGCTGCACACGACGTTCACCTACCTGCAGCCGGAGGTCTACGCGGCCCTCCGCGATCAGTTCAGGGGGTGGATGGGGCAGTACCCTGTGGCGCCGCCGTACGGCGAGCTCGACACGTGCTACAATTTCACCGGCCAGAGCAGCGTCGGGGTGCCGGCGGTCAAGCTCACCTTCGAGGGCGGTGCGGGCCTGGAGCCCGGCGTCCAGCAGACGATGTACTTCAAGGACCGCGGTAACATCTTCTCCGTGGGGTGCCTCGCGTACGCGCCGGTGCCGGCGCACGCACGGGACATCACGGTTATCGGCTCCTTGGCTCAGGCGACGACGGAGGTGGTTTACGACCTGCGAGGAGGCAAGGTCGGGTTCGTCCCCAAGAGTTGCTTATAA